A region of Lacinutrix sp. Hel_I_90 DNA encodes the following proteins:
- a CDS encoding class I SAM-dependent methyltransferase yields MSSKNQPYIKVQDHSVSGETFQLIHNQEMDYLETTPQPSLEKLPDYYKSEDYISHTNAKRNLFEKAYHQIRTISLKRKLKLINSFNTEDKTLLDIGCGTGDFLKTAQTGQWRVFGVEPNEAARSIANTNSNNNVFSTEQLSKFESQSFDVITLWHVLEHLPNLEEQISVFKRLLKPKGTLVIAVPNYKSHDAIFYKNFWAAYDVPRHLWHFSQTSIKALFKKEQMKVVETHPMVFDAFYVSLLSEKYKNKSMNLVRAFFVGLQSNLKAKHSGEYSSLIYVIKNS; encoded by the coding sequence GTGTCGTCAAAAAACCAACCTTACATCAAAGTACAAGACCATTCTGTTTCAGGAGAAACGTTTCAATTAATCCATAATCAAGAGATGGATTATTTAGAAACGACACCACAACCTTCTCTAGAAAAATTACCAGACTATTATAAAAGTGAAGATTATATTTCTCATACAAATGCAAAACGTAACTTGTTTGAAAAAGCATATCATCAGATTAGAACTATTTCTTTAAAACGAAAACTAAAGTTGATTAATAGTTTTAATACTGAAGACAAAACGCTTTTAGATATTGGCTGTGGTACGGGGGACTTTTTAAAGACGGCTCAAACTGGTCAGTGGCGTGTTTTTGGGGTAGAGCCAAATGAAGCAGCAAGATCTATCGCTAATACGAATTCAAATAACAACGTTTTTAGTACTGAGCAATTATCAAAATTTGAAAGCCAGAGTTTCGATGTGATTACACTTTGGCATGTTTTAGAACATCTACCAAATCTTGAAGAACAGATTTCTGTTTTTAAACGTTTACTAAAACCAAAAGGCACATTAGTTATTGCGGTGCCTAATTACAAAAGCCACGATGCGATCTTTTATAAAAATTTCTGGGCCGCTTATGATGTGCCAAGACATCTTTGGCACTTTTCTCAAACCTCGATTAAAGCATTATTTAAAAAAGAACAGATGAAGGTCGTTGAAACGCATCCTATGGTTTTCGATGCTTTTTATGTGAGTCTGCTTTCTGAAAAATATAAAAATAAATCCATGAATCTTGTTCGCGCTTTTTTTGTTGGTTTACAATCAAATTTGAAAGCAAAACACTCTGGAGAGTATTCTTCGCTCATTTATGTGATTAAAAACAGCTAA